The following coding sequences are from one Alosa alosa isolate M-15738 ecotype Scorff River chromosome 13, AALO_Geno_1.1, whole genome shotgun sequence window:
- the LOC125305368 gene encoding uncharacterized protein LOC125305368 isoform X2, translating to MDHNESSYSPRRCIEHKSPDNCGQPDIFYTTRLCKKLTHPRGDFDLTDPYGYKLSAAYNCLHDPNLKTYLYRKDIHKHLLKDGFITKDNKVTCNLKEYNTYKKYLTDLQREMDHRFKMEQRELVRKILILQQEGRISSDVSVPDFIEWLVFHGQDCVQNDMDRPGPGPGPKKSQSCGSNVLKLPKLKTQSKSLTLSHYSDTGRYLSGKICTRQQQILKEVEEDVQRELRLERRRKEAQHQRQQRVLPSQRNKWHQPDLAVQGRGLSGALTNIGIVSLKEGGDSLMIRRPTLKKLASLTHTEKMSNHAACPKTTVTPIGDTEKDTPRLKPRDFSDNRKISVMAPPKHVPLETNVSSNPGGIGGDSRDIVTVSQLSEQKQTEEKDEISNLMKENPQVITDIVTTVRNDMIGAIIPAMLQFINERSPDKQSSSEDTPTAHNNHIGHVEDTKPVDGSLQNACCASVLMSPQSSTHYSQKLKEPDSNKIESLPGDEFGSLNTDLFKKAERVIWKAVHEVMKTMMSSSVDKVEPKSQYTANEEYCHDLKSTSSTHEGFYDGDKALPYKQSVSLVNLQTQRESVACAEQMFMDPTAKKTQQGDDGWNQVKAQLTKPRLFFSEHNSSDSTQKNLIYSQFVEDILVRVYSLFPDESVEADSQIETTSSPSSSSSLSPSSRMQNERPPLQAEKSSSAPVYSVSAEGEHHAAQRNASARPKLQVGQTIRLLSARPVSPADEVTAVETEQYADEMVMDIMDQLKYEAEQQSRESKHSETPDSFTSSEESVVMRQDIDFPQVTELNPPSFWTPKTQHHEAVEISHQIFLSIKSQLDQGHSDTETNVSKTMEKAVLCEFVDLALKKLSTMCEPKYSISKIVEMSEHFLGRESSQPQKPHASEKALEIMENVKMEFEKTAHQHVKAVLEKGVLSDFNSCNVHRCQCTSRENLPSCQSCLRAMGDNQTELSTLASDIVFILWEKLIETSGCDTSAWSSNSETKLINLIKAISEISSLNTSATHAGSTTLKAEFAMDGINHAVQTKVRQFLAHQSKGGQRATDKAAIVDRPVDAIMNCFRTPDNSCGQEVHDSVSSTTSESAFQHSTGHNSKQTYTTSQLTCSSSPIISSSGHENFSEAFSKSAMSLLRDTYGEQTTDMKIKKDTNISIADPTFEGLVIQPHANNRALIVQRVVVEELSQCQAGSLESERNHQRSTQTPPTIKPPEVVCPGFSEQVDVVGTENLKIHGSPITQTNNLARPSPAVLYLFKPTYEKVIFKVLIKCMLGSELITKQRVLSYETRMLQDRRTQSAESMKERVKNTQRHRMLEATHAFGSLQEADSAMTTKSVKGRRPHSAASDSREVKQTSRSRGSTALNGLSLSQDHHSQSKLWRAQTQTTSASRASLNHPDMFWKNFQKAQTTLNPVTDGSGKGPSAVKANALRQQGNADKVKCPLSPQSTDRPTPPLLAEAIKDIVANLLVNIYFDRPDTPSGASSPISDPASLNLLDSVLLQIERYHQLDEVGADQLSSLHIDTQEVARSVYRDLVNYSGSCENLHCAISACEDRIVERIASSLVKLLSRSIQNTDHLSRDNLSSTASTRLCSLASTRFSSAASWITEEAGTISGDITLRSVDLIEQSSSCSLEMAENLMDAVMVELYTDPEMFGTPQPDNLNWPQLSLAELNQAATEVYKQMLEQCGSVENLQSALRSREKEVVTKMAVAIASQTYRLISLNESSDTPLPDQTSHLNDSLSIGSSPQQSGQCFIFYQTVWDIISTLLLELCKKKTHAQHLTPKLFLRSLNTLSECPGVKIINDKKQCDISNYYNVVARIALGARIKLSEHPDYWSILETLLTAKDEAAAGRVVTTIVEEILKFASHPFDVIPVLENQHTSDVCSLRAGMPCSASDNPSRDMTPVPDSVTKGTPCQSSTVGSKKVTFWPFAQVDYHSKSQAPPKMGSEMSDEAPSQHPASHLRGRRVISVKVKKHSKKGRPARPRRQKNNVDNEQTNKETQVKSLGSFLSKFFH from the exons ATGGACCACAACGAATCATCTTACTCACCACGTCGTTGTATTGAGCACAAGTCTCCCGATAACTGTGGACAGCCAGATATTTTCTACACCACCCGTCTATGTAAAAAG CTTACCCATCCGAGGGGAGACTTCGATCTCACAGATCCCTATGGCTACAAATTAAGCGCTGCCTACAACTGCCTCCATGATCCAAACCTAAAAACCTACTTGTACCGTAAAGATATTCATAAGCATCTCTTGAAGGATGGATTCATTACTAAAGACAACAAA GTCACATGCAATTTGAAAGAGTACAACACATACAAGAAATACCTAACAGATCTACAGAGGGAAATGGACCATAGGTTTAAGATGGAGCAG AGAGAGCTGGTGCGCAAGATACTCATCCTACAGCAGGAGGGCAGGATCTCCTCAGACGTGTCTGTGCCTGACTTCATTGAATGGTTGGTCTTCCATGGTCAGGACTGCGTGCAAAATGACATGGATAG GCCTGGACCTGGACCAGGACCAAAGAAGTCACAGAGTTGCGGCAGTAATGTTTTGAAGCTACCGAAATTGAAGACACAAAGCAAGTCACTTACCTTGTCTCACTACAGTGACACCGGACGTTACTTGTCAGGGAAG ATCTGCACTCGCCAGCAGCAGATCCtcaaggaggtggaggaggacgtGCAGAGAGAGCTGAGGCTGGAACGACGCAGGAAGGAGGCCCAGCATCAGCGACAACAGCGGGTGCTGCCCTCACAA AGAAATAAATGGCATCAACCTGATCTAGCTGTTCAAGGCAGAGGACTGAGTGGTGCTTTAACCAACATCGGAATTGTATCCCTGAAAGAGG GTGGGGATAGCTTGATGATTAGGCGGCCAACACTTAAAAAACTGgcttcactgacacacacagagaagatgTCAAACCAT GCTGCTTGCCCTAAAACTACTGTGACACCAATAGGAGATACTGAGAAAGATACTCCTAGACTCAAACCCAGAGACTTTTCTG ATAACAGGAAGATTTCGGTCATGGCACCACCAAAGCATGTTCCTCTGGAGACCAATGTTTCATCCAACCCTGGAGGCATTGGTGGAGATTCACGTGATATTGTCACTGTTTCACAACTCAG TGAACAGAAGCAGACTGAAGAAAAAGATGAAATATCT AATCTCATGAAGGAAAACCCTCAAGTAATTACAGATATCGTCACCACAGTGAGGAATGATATGATAGGTGCCATCATCCCAGCCATGCTGCAGTTTATAAATGAGCGTTCACCAGACAAACAAAGCTCCTCTGAGGACACACCAACTGCTCATAATAACCATATCGGTCATGTTGAGGACACCAAACCAGTTGATGGCAGTTTGCAGAATGCCTGTTGTGCATCAGTTCTGATGTCCCCTCAGTCCTCCACTCATTACAGTCAAAAGCTTAAAGAGCCAGACAGTAATAAGATTGAATCACTCCCTGGTGACGAATTTGGCTCACTAAATACCGACCTGTTTAAAAAAGCTGAAAGGGTCATCTGGAAAGCAGTGCATGAAGTGATGAAAACTATGATGTCCTCCTCTGTGGATAAAGTTGAGCCTAAGTCTCAGTATACTGCCAATGAGGAGTATTGCCATGATTTGAAATCAACCTCCAGCACACATGAAGGATTTTATGATGGTGACAAAGCACTGCCATACAAACAGTCTGTTTCACTGGTGAACCTTCAAACACAGAGGGAGTCTGTGGCCTGTGCAGAGCAGATGTTCATGGATCCAACTGCCAAAAAAACACAGCAGGGAGATGATGGTTGGAACCAGGTCAAAGCCCAGCTCACCAAGCCAAGGCTTTTCTTTAGTGAACACAACTCCTCCGACTCCACACAGAAGAACCTAATCTACTCACAGTTTGTGGAGGACATTCTAGTGAGAGTGTATTCCCTTTTTCCTGATGAAAGCGTAGAAGCTGATTCACAGATAGAAACAACCAGCTCAccatcttcttcttcatcatTATCACCATCATCCAGGATGCAGAATGAACGTCCCCCTCTGCAGGCTGAAAAATCCAGTAGCGCACCGGTGTACAGTGTTTCTGCCGAAGGAGAACACCATGCAGCTCAGAGAAATGCTAGTGCCAGGCCAAAACTCCAAGTCGGACAGACCATTAGACTGTTGTCTGCTAGACCAGTGTCCCCAGCAGATGAAGTGACAGCTGTTGAGACAGAACAGTATGCTGATGAAATGGTCATGGACATTATGGATCAGCTCAAATATGAAGCAGAACAACAGTCCAGAGAAAGTAAACACTCTGAGACGCCAGACTCATTCACTTCGTCTGAAGAATCTGTAGTGATGAGGCAGGACATTGATTTCCCACAGGTCACAGAACTGAATCCCCCATCTTTTTGGACACCAAAAACACAACACCATGAAGCAGTAGAGATTTCTCACCAAATCTTCCTCAGTATCAAAAGTCAACTTGATCAAGGACATTCTGACACTGAGACTAATGTTTCTAAAACCATGGAAAAAGCTGTTCTTTGTGAATTTGTTGATTTGGCCCTGAAGAAGCTGAGCACCATGTGTGAACCAAAGTATTCCATAAGTAAGATTGTTGAAATGTCAGAACACTTTCTAGGGCGCGAGTCATCTCAACCTCAGAAACCGCATGCTTCAGAGAAAGCTTTAGAGATCATGGAAAATGTTAAGATGGAGTTTGAAAAAACAGCTCATCAGCATGTTAAAGCTGTCCTTGAAAAAGGTGTCCTTAGTGATTTTAACTCTTGCAATGTCCATCGCTGTCAATGTACTTCCAGAGAAAATCTGCCTTCATGCCAGAGTTGCTTGAGAGCCATGGGCGACAACCAGACTGAGCTTTCAACCTTAGCTAGTGATATTGTCTTTATTTTGTGGGAGAAGTTGATTGAAACATCTGGTTGTGATACATCTGCTTGGTCTTCTAACAGTGAAACAAAACTGATTAACTTAATCAAAGCAATATCTGAAATATCATCTCTCAACACTAGTGCGACCCATGCAGGTTCAACTACACTAAAGGCTGAATTTGCCATGGATGGAATTAACCATGCTGTTCAGACCAAGGTGAGGCAGTTTCTTGCTCACCAGTCTAAAGGTGGCCAAAGGGCTACGGACAAGGCAGCCATAGTAGACAGACCTGTAGATGCCATCATGAATTGCTTCAGAACACCAGACAACAGTTGTGGGCAAGAGGTTCATGATAGTGTATCTTCCACAACCTCAGAAAGTGCATTTCAACACAGTACAGGACACAACTCCAAACAGACGTACACCACTTCTCAGCTCACATGCTCTTCGAGTCCCATCATCAGCAGTTCAGGGCATGAAAACTTCTCTGAAGCTTTTTCAAAATCAGCCATGTCACTTTTGAGAGACACTTATGGAGAGCAAACAACAGACATGAAGATAAAGAAAGACACCAACATATCCATTGCAGATCCCACCTTTGAAGGTTTGGTAATACAGCCACATGCTAACAACAGAGCTCTGATTGTACAGAGAGTTGTTGTGGAAGAACTATCTCAATGTCAGGCAGGTTCcctggagagtgagaggaacCATCAAAGGTCCACTCAAACTCCACCAACTATAAAGCCACCAGAGGTTGTTTGTCCAGGTTTTTCAGAACAGGTAGACGTTGTGGGCACGGAAAATTTGAAAATTCATGGTAGTCCGATCACTCAGACCAACAACCTAGCCAGACCCTCTCCTGCTGTGTTATACCTTTTCAAGCCCACTTATGAGAAGGTTATTTTCAAAGTGTTAATCAAATGCATGTTGGGTTCAGAATTGATCACAAAGCAGAGAGTGCTGTCTTATGAAACACGGATGCTTCAGGACAGGAGGACTCAGAGTGCAGAGTCTATGAAGGAACGGGTaaagaacacacagagacacaggatGTTGGAAGCCACACATGCTTTTGGGTCACTCCAGGAAGCTGATTCTGCCATGACAACTAAGTCTGTGAAAGGCCGTCGACCACACAGCGCTGCATCAGACTCCAGAG AAGTGAAACAAACTTCTAGATCCAGGGGTAGCACTGCACTTAATGGATTGTCCTTAAGCCAGGACCATCATAGCCAGAGCAAACTCTGGAGAGCTCAGACACAGACCACTTCTGCATCAAGAGCATCCTTGAATCACCCAGATATGTTTTGGAAAAACTTTCAAAAAGCTCAGACAACCTTGAATCCGGTCACTGATGGCTCTGGTAAAGGGCCCAGTGCTGTAAAGGCCAATGCTCTTCGACAGCAAGGGAATGCAGACAAAGTCAAATGCCCTTTGTCACCCCAAAGCACTGACAGGCCCACCCCACCACTGTTAGCAGAAGCTATCAAGGACATTGTGGCTAACTTGTTGGTCAACATCTATTTTGATAGACCTGATACTCCTAGTGGTGCTTCCAGTCCTATTTCTGATCCAGCTTCACTAAATCTTCTTGACAGTGTGCTTCTGCAGATAGAGCGATATCATCAACTGGATGAAGTGGGTGCTGATCAGCTCTCCTCCttacacattgacacacaggaGGTTGCCAGGTCTGTCTATCGAGACTTGGTCAATTACAGTGGCAGCTGTGAAAACTTGCATTGTGCCATTTCTGCCTGTGAGGATCGCATAGTGGAAAGGATTGCAAGCTCACTGGTCAAATTGTTGTCCAGGAGTATCCAGAACACAGATCACCTCAGTCGTGATAACTTGAGCAGCACAGCCTCCACTCGACTGTGCTCCTTAGCCTCTACTCGCTTTAGCTCTGCAGCATCCTGGATTACTGAGGAAGCAGGCACAATTTCTGGGGACATTACACTTAGATCTGTAGATCTAATAGAGCAATCAAGTTCATGTTCCTTAGAAATGGCAGAAAACCTAATggatgcagttatggttgagcTCTACACTGACCCAGAAATGTTTGGCACCCCACAGCCAGACAACCTGAACTGGCCCCAGCTCTCTCTGGCTGAACTTAATCAAGCAGCAACAGAGGTCTACAAACAGATGTTGGAACAATGTGGCTCAGTGGAGAACCTTCAAAGTGCTCTGAGGTCCAGGGAGAAAGAAGTGGTCACCAAAATGGCTGTCGCAATCGCATCTCAAACCTACAGGCTAATCTCTTTGAATGAATCAAGTGACACTCCTTTACCGGATCAGACCTCTCATCTCAATGATTCCTTATCCATAGGCAGTTCTCCACAGCAGTCTGgccagtgttttattttttaccagACAGTATGGGACATCATCTCAACACTTTTGCTTGaactgtgtaaaaaaaaaacacacgcacagcatCTCACCCCAAAACTCTTTCTTAGGTCACTGAACACACTCTCAGAGTGTCCCGGAGTGAAAATAATTAATGATAAAAAACAGTGTGACATCTCCAACTATTACAATGTTGTTGCACGGATTGCGCTTGGGGCACGAATAAAACTCAGTGAACATCCTGACTACTGGAGTATCCTGGAGACTTTGTTGACTGCCAAAGATGAGGCTGCAGCTGGGAGAGTTGTGACCACTATTGTTGAAGAAATATTGAAATTTGCATCACATCCATTTGATGTCATCCCAGTTCTAGAAAACCAGCATACCTCAGATGTTTGTAGTCTGCGTGCTGGCATGCCATGTTCAGCTTCAGACAACCCAAGCAGAGATATGACTCCAGTACCAGATAGTGTAACCAAGGGGACACCTTGCCAGTCAAGCACAGTTGGCTCAAAGAAAGTGACGTTCTGGCCTTTTGCACAAGTTGATTACCACAGTAAATCACAAGCTCCACCCAAAATGGGGTCTGAGATGTCTGATGAAGCACCCAGCCAACACCCAGCGAGTCACTTGAGAGGCAGAAGAGTGATAAGTGTTAAAGTAAAGAAG CATTCTAAGAAAGGTAGACCTGCAAGACCAAGGAGGCAGAAAAATAATGTGGATAACGAGCAGACAA ACAAGGAAACACAGGTGAAGAGTCTTGGATCGTTCCTCTCAAAATTCTTTCACTAG